In Gemmata obscuriglobus, a single genomic region encodes these proteins:
- a CDS encoding Gfo/Idh/MocA family protein — protein MPQPLGFAIVGCGMIARFHVRALQEIPTARVAALVSRSRSSADKLIADTKLPPCPVFTSVEDAVKAPGVDAVIITTPSGAHREPALVAAAAGKHVVVEKPLEITGPRCQEIIDACDRAGVKLCTIFPSRFGDANGALKAAVEAGKFGRLTLGETTCKWWRSQAYYDEGGWKGTQALDGGGAMMNQAIHNVDLLLWLMGDATHVSGLTATLAHERIEVEDTAVAVVRFKSGALGVIQATTSVHPGYPKTVAVHGDKGSAVIEQDDVLKWDFTPETPDDWMVKGRFAARVGASGGSADPKAISHEGHRRQLADFVEAVQQNRVPKVDGREGKKAVDLICAVYESARTGRTITL, from the coding sequence ATGCCTCAGCCCCTCGGGTTCGCGATCGTCGGTTGCGGAATGATCGCGCGGTTCCACGTTCGCGCGCTGCAAGAGATCCCCACGGCACGCGTCGCGGCGCTGGTTAGCCGCAGCCGGTCGAGTGCGGACAAGCTGATCGCGGACACCAAACTGCCGCCGTGTCCCGTTTTCACCTCGGTCGAAGACGCGGTGAAGGCGCCCGGCGTGGACGCGGTCATCATCACCACCCCGAGCGGCGCGCACCGCGAGCCCGCCCTCGTCGCCGCTGCGGCGGGCAAGCACGTCGTCGTTGAGAAGCCGCTCGAAATTACCGGCCCGCGGTGCCAGGAGATCATCGACGCCTGCGACCGCGCCGGGGTGAAACTGTGCACCATCTTCCCGTCGCGGTTCGGTGACGCCAACGGCGCCCTGAAGGCCGCGGTGGAGGCCGGCAAGTTCGGCCGCCTCACCCTCGGCGAAACGACCTGCAAGTGGTGGCGCTCGCAGGCCTACTACGACGAAGGCGGGTGGAAGGGCACGCAGGCGCTCGACGGCGGCGGGGCGATGATGAACCAGGCCATCCACAACGTGGACCTGCTGCTGTGGCTGATGGGCGACGCCACGCACGTGAGCGGGCTCACGGCCACGCTCGCGCACGAGCGGATCGAGGTGGAGGACACGGCGGTCGCGGTTGTCCGGTTCAAGAGCGGGGCGCTGGGCGTGATCCAGGCGACCACCAGCGTCCACCCCGGCTACCCCAAGACCGTCGCGGTCCACGGCGACAAGGGCTCGGCGGTGATCGAGCAGGACGACGTTCTGAAGTGGGACTTTACGCCCGAAACGCCGGACGACTGGATGGTGAAGGGGCGGTTCGCGGCGCGGGTCGGGGCGAGCGGCGGGTCGGCGGACCCGAAGGCGATCAGCCACGAAGGGCACCGCCGTCAGCTCGCGGACTTCGTCGAGGCCGTGCAACAGAACCGTGTGCCGAAGGTCGACGGGCGCGAGGGCAAGAAGGCGGTCGATCTCATCTGCGCGGTGTACGAGAGCGCACGCACCGGGCGCACGATCACCCTGTAA
- a CDS encoding PQQ-binding-like beta-propeller repeat protein yields the protein MNRLALGLLVVLAPAPALGADWPQFRGPSGSGVADDQKPPVKFGPKENLAWKVAVPPGASSPVVIGDKLILTAFENNKLFTICYACADGKELWRADAKATKIEPFHPTEGSPAASTPVSDGKTVVSYFGSCGLIAYSLEGKELWRYDMPTAVTNNEFGSGTSPVLADGLVLLARDLSKDSAVFAIDLATGSQKWKAERKYQSAYSTPLVWTDSGKRVLVVPGMTTLIGYDLLSGKELWAINRMAAVACTTPVAYKDTLVYAGWSPGGADFKLPTFDEILKQAGDEKLGYLTKEGAQKTAFGNFFDNNDPNKDGKITPEEWAINMKVLASGENRAVALKPGGKGELAWTYTKHLPYVPSPIVYRDKFYLLKDGPLLTCLDAKTGKPVYEAERIKAGARYYASPVAANGHLYVASLDGTVAVVAADETEPEVVHAVKLPEPVRATPAIAHNTLYVRSDKFLYAFAAKK from the coding sequence ATGAATCGCCTCGCGCTCGGCCTGCTGGTCGTTCTCGCCCCCGCGCCGGCGCTCGGCGCCGACTGGCCGCAGTTCCGCGGCCCGTCCGGCTCGGGCGTCGCGGACGACCAGAAGCCGCCGGTCAAGTTCGGGCCGAAAGAGAACCTCGCGTGGAAGGTCGCGGTGCCCCCGGGCGCGTCGTCGCCCGTCGTCATCGGCGACAAGCTGATCCTGACCGCGTTCGAGAACAACAAGCTGTTCACCATCTGCTACGCCTGCGCCGACGGCAAGGAGCTGTGGCGCGCCGACGCGAAGGCGACCAAGATCGAGCCGTTCCACCCGACCGAGGGCAGTCCGGCCGCGTCCACGCCGGTCAGCGACGGGAAAACGGTGGTGAGCTACTTCGGCTCGTGCGGCCTCATCGCGTACAGCCTCGAAGGCAAGGAGCTGTGGCGGTACGACATGCCGACCGCGGTGACCAACAACGAGTTCGGCAGCGGCACCTCGCCGGTTCTCGCCGACGGGCTCGTGCTCCTGGCCCGCGACCTGTCGAAGGACTCGGCGGTGTTCGCGATCGACCTCGCGACCGGGTCGCAGAAGTGGAAGGCCGAGCGCAAGTACCAGAGCGCCTACAGCACCCCGCTCGTCTGGACGGACAGCGGCAAGCGGGTGCTGGTGGTGCCCGGGATGACGACGCTGATCGGGTACGACCTGCTCTCCGGTAAGGAGCTGTGGGCCATCAACCGGATGGCGGCGGTCGCCTGCACCACGCCGGTGGCGTACAAGGACACGCTGGTGTACGCGGGGTGGTCCCCGGGCGGCGCGGACTTCAAGCTCCCGACGTTCGACGAGATCCTGAAACAGGCGGGGGACGAGAAGCTCGGCTACCTGACGAAAGAGGGCGCGCAGAAGACCGCGTTCGGCAACTTCTTCGACAACAACGACCCGAACAAGGACGGCAAGATCACCCCCGAGGAGTGGGCGATCAACATGAAAGTGCTCGCCTCCGGGGAGAACCGCGCGGTCGCGCTCAAACCGGGCGGCAAGGGCGAACTCGCCTGGACCTACACGAAGCACCTGCCCTACGTGCCGAGCCCGATCGTGTACCGGGACAAGTTCTACCTGTTAAAGGACGGCCCGCTGCTCACCTGCCTGGACGCGAAGACCGGTAAGCCGGTGTACGAGGCCGAGCGCATCAAGGCCGGCGCGCGGTACTACGCCTCACCGGTCGCGGCGAACGGGCACCTCTACGTCGCGTCGCTCGACGGCACGGTGGCGGTGGTGGCAGCGGATGAGACCGAGCCCGAGGTGGTCCACGCGGTCAAGTTGCCGGAACCGGTCCGCGCGACGCCCGCGATCGCCCACAACACGCTGTACGTTCGCAGCGACAAGTTCCTGTACGCGTTCGCTGCGAAGAAGTGA
- a CDS encoding NAD(P)H-dependent oxidoreductase — translation MSTVAPETVLTQLGWRYATKKFDPAKKIAPDLWSQLERAATLSPSSLGMQPWKFVVVTDPAVRQKLHPASYNQSQILDASHLIVFAAKKPPTPADVDAVVARSAAVRGVTPESLDAYKKMMLGALSGMDAKQAHQWAAKQCYIALGTFLAAAALVGVDACPMEGFQADQYDEILGLKEKGLGAVVIATAGYRSPDDKYAEAPKVRFPVDEVVVRV, via the coding sequence ATGTCGACCGTTGCGCCCGAAACCGTTCTGACCCAGCTCGGTTGGCGGTATGCCACCAAGAAGTTCGACCCCGCAAAGAAGATCGCCCCGGACCTGTGGTCGCAGCTCGAACGCGCCGCGACCCTGTCGCCGTCGTCTCTCGGTATGCAGCCGTGGAAGTTCGTCGTGGTGACAGACCCGGCGGTGCGCCAGAAGCTCCACCCGGCGTCGTACAACCAGTCGCAAATTCTGGACGCATCGCACCTCATCGTGTTTGCCGCCAAGAAGCCGCCGACGCCCGCGGACGTGGACGCAGTCGTCGCGCGGTCCGCCGCGGTCCGCGGGGTGACGCCCGAGAGCCTCGACGCGTACAAGAAGATGATGCTCGGCGCCCTGTCCGGGATGGACGCCAAGCAGGCGCACCAGTGGGCCGCGAAGCAGTGCTACATCGCCCTCGGCACCTTCCTCGCCGCCGCGGCGCTGGTGGGCGTGGACGCGTGCCCGATGGAGGGGTTCCAGGCGGACCAGTACGACGAGATCCTCGGGCTCAAGGAAAAGGGGCTCGGGGCCGTGGTGATCGCCACCGCCGGGTACCGCTCGCCCGACGACAAGTACGCAGAGGCCCCCAAGGTCCGGTTCCCGGTGGACGAGGTCGTGGTCCGCGTGTGA
- a CDS encoding prenyltransferase/squalene oxidase repeat-containing protein, whose translation MTRYTRRSVLRLAAIGGAGSLLRAGHAGPPPAPAPEGPVDFVTPATQTAIDSGLAFLARSQREDGGFATERPPGPTAVGVAALAGLALLAGGHHPGRGRYARTVSRTADYLLAAADGPVSGFLTPPGGPRAVTEEWNQRAMYSHGFGCLFLGELSGTLPDPERQRRVRAALERAVGYTVRAQCPDGGWRYTPHPPYSDASATVAHLLALRAARNAGVLVRKEVIDAAGRFLRACQRPDGGFSYTPGAGETSMFARSAAALVGLFSTGAYSGPEVERGLRYVQQFRPGRSLTSRELPPAYYYYAHYYAALAMWTAGGTYWAAWAPAARDELLARARDGAWDDRIFGPVYATAMSLIVLQLSDHYLPILQA comes from the coding sequence ATGACCCGATACACCCGCCGCTCCGTCCTGCGTCTCGCTGCCATCGGCGGCGCCGGCTCGCTCCTCCGGGCCGGGCACGCCGGGCCGCCTCCGGCGCCCGCGCCCGAGGGACCGGTGGACTTCGTCACACCAGCGACCCAAACCGCGATCGACAGCGGGCTGGCCTTTCTGGCCCGGTCCCAGCGCGAGGACGGCGGGTTCGCCACCGAGCGCCCGCCCGGCCCGACGGCCGTTGGAGTCGCGGCCCTGGCGGGGTTGGCCCTGTTGGCCGGCGGGCACCACCCGGGCCGCGGCCGGTACGCCCGCACCGTTTCCCGCACCGCTGACTACCTGCTCGCGGCCGCCGACGGACCGGTCAGCGGGTTCCTCACGCCGCCCGGCGGCCCGCGGGCCGTCACCGAGGAGTGGAACCAGCGGGCCATGTACTCGCACGGCTTCGGGTGTCTGTTCCTGGGCGAACTGTCCGGCACGCTGCCGGACCCGGAACGGCAGCGGCGGGTGCGGGCGGCGCTCGAACGGGCCGTCGGGTACACCGTCCGGGCGCAGTGCCCGGACGGCGGGTGGCGGTACACCCCGCACCCGCCGTACTCGGACGCGTCGGCCACCGTGGCGCACCTCCTGGCGCTGCGGGCGGCGCGGAACGCCGGGGTGCTGGTTCGCAAGGAGGTGATCGACGCGGCCGGGCGTTTCCTTCGGGCGTGCCAGCGGCCGGACGGCGGGTTCTCGTACACCCCCGGCGCGGGCGAGACGTCCATGTTCGCTCGCAGCGCCGCCGCGCTGGTCGGGCTGTTCAGCACCGGGGCGTACAGCGGGCCGGAGGTCGAGCGAGGGCTGCGGTACGTGCAGCAGTTCCGCCCCGGGCGGTCGCTCACGTCCCGCGAACTCCCCCCGGCGTACTACTACTACGCCCACTACTACGCGGCCCTGGCGATGTGGACCGCCGGCGGAACCTACTGGGCGGCGTGGGCCCCGGCCGCGCGCGACGAGCTCCTCGCGCGGGCCCGGGACGGTGCGTGGGACGACCGAATCTTCGGACCGGTGTACGCGACGGCGATGAGCCTGATCGTGCTCCAGTTGTCCGACCACTACCTGCCCATCTTGCAAGCGTAG
- a CDS encoding ABC transporter ATP-binding protein, translating to MADDGPELVVETQHLTKIYQNRQIALNDVSLTIEPGCVLGLLGPNGAGKTTFLRLILGLHRPTAGWAKVFKQTMSPNAADLRRRIGYIPTNPQFPKGMTPIVYLDYIARLFGLPADVRKPKLATLIRAVDLLPHSGESIAHFTPGMTARLAVAASLINEPDLLIWDEPTHGLDIEARRSMLELIKSLAAEKTLIISSHNLSDVDEVCNHACVLNKGQLIFHGSLQDLKGRIRKNHYELDLDGEQKSITKCVQVVRGMKDVTHAALRFRRLEIKLGDETPNAAVLAQVFQALAEHKITLITVRSVGMQTEQAYLDLVEKEESRGFARLYKDVEAA from the coding sequence GTGGCTGACGACGGTCCCGAACTGGTTGTCGAAACACAGCACCTGACCAAGATCTACCAGAACCGGCAGATCGCGCTCAACGACGTCTCGCTCACCATCGAGCCGGGGTGCGTCCTCGGCTTGCTCGGGCCGAACGGCGCCGGAAAGACCACCTTCCTGCGGCTCATCCTCGGGCTGCACCGCCCGACCGCGGGCTGGGCGAAGGTGTTCAAGCAGACGATGTCGCCCAACGCCGCCGACCTCCGCCGCCGCATCGGCTACATCCCCACCAACCCGCAGTTCCCGAAGGGCATGACGCCCATCGTGTACCTCGACTACATCGCGCGCCTCTTCGGGCTCCCCGCCGACGTGCGCAAGCCCAAGCTCGCGACCCTGATCCGCGCCGTCGACCTGCTCCCGCACTCGGGCGAGTCCATCGCCCACTTCACCCCGGGTATGACCGCGCGCCTCGCGGTCGCCGCGAGCCTCATCAACGAGCCGGACCTGCTCATCTGGGACGAACCCACCCACGGGCTCGACATCGAGGCCCGCCGGTCGATGCTGGAGCTCATCAAGTCGCTCGCCGCCGAGAAGACGCTCATCATCAGCAGCCACAACCTCAGCGACGTGGACGAGGTGTGCAACCACGCCTGCGTGCTGAACAAGGGGCAACTGATCTTCCACGGCAGCCTGCAAGACCTCAAGGGCCGCATCCGCAAGAACCACTACGAACTCGACCTCGACGGCGAGCAGAAGTCCATCACCAAGTGCGTGCAGGTGGTCCGCGGGATGAAGGACGTCACCCACGCGGCGCTGCGGTTCCGGCGGCTGGAGATCAAGCTCGGCGACGAGACGCCCAACGCGGCGGTGCTGGCCCAGGTGTTCCAGGCGCTCGCGGAGCACAAGATCACCCTGATCACGGTGCGCAGCGTCGGGATGCAGACCGAGCAGGCGTACCTCGATCTGGTGGAGAAGGAAGAGAGCCGCGGGTTCGCCCGGCTCTACAAGGACGTCGAAGCGGCGTAG
- a CDS encoding ABC transporter permease — protein MAKDKGRKKMDASPPVVTVRFNKFLPYWAVLQTDLRQTARSWVYRLWVLMTVFAAAGLLLYRVGLHKEAGMFQSAAAQTGDLFRLMILGSLALVVVLAVSSISSERGTVADSVLSRGISRYQYFLAKWHARLVVVTLTFAALAAGVVAASYFLFKDDAQSDLSPGGAAAAVLVVCALFAVIVSWGVAIGALANSTMLGITVFWLVLYGVGFLLTLMPEPWPSPDRQLARLKFMLQGQYNPATLTQFLTGAFVLSVAAAAAGLLGFSKRDV, from the coding sequence ATGGCAAAGGATAAAGGGCGAAAGAAGATGGACGCGTCGCCGCCGGTGGTCACGGTGCGGTTCAACAAGTTCCTGCCGTACTGGGCCGTGCTTCAGACGGACCTGAGGCAGACCGCGCGCAGTTGGGTGTACCGGCTGTGGGTGCTGATGACCGTGTTCGCCGCCGCCGGGCTGCTGCTGTACCGCGTCGGGCTGCACAAAGAGGCCGGCATGTTCCAGAGCGCCGCGGCGCAGACCGGCGACCTGTTCCGGCTGATGATCCTCGGCAGCCTCGCGCTGGTGGTGGTGCTGGCGGTGTCCAGCATCAGCTCCGAGCGCGGCACCGTGGCCGACTCGGTGCTGAGCCGCGGCATCAGCCGGTACCAGTACTTCCTGGCGAAGTGGCACGCCCGGCTCGTCGTGGTGACCCTCACGTTCGCGGCGCTCGCGGCCGGGGTGGTGGCCGCGTCGTACTTCCTCTTCAAGGACGACGCCCAGTCGGACCTGTCACCGGGCGGGGCCGCGGCCGCGGTGCTGGTCGTGTGCGCGCTGTTCGCGGTCATCGTGTCGTGGGGGGTGGCCATCGGCGCGCTCGCCAACAGCACCATGCTGGGCATCACGGTGTTCTGGCTGGTGCTGTACGGCGTCGGGTTCCTGCTCACGCTGATGCCGGAGCCGTGGCCGTCCCCGGATCGCCAACTGGCGCGGCTGAAGTTCATGCTCCAGGGGCAGTACAACCCGGCGACGCTGACGCAGTTCCTGACCGGCGCGTTCGTGCTGAGCGTGGCCGCCGCCGCCGCGGGCTTGCTCGGGTTCAGCAAGCGGGACGTGTAG